Proteins from one Scyliorhinus canicula chromosome 6, sScyCan1.1, whole genome shotgun sequence genomic window:
- the odc1 gene encoding ornithine decarboxylase, with protein MNDFSNGEFDFAFLEEGFSARDILESKINEVSHSDDRDAFYVADLGDIVKKHIRWHRVLPRVTPFYAVKCNDDKAVVKTLATLGAGFDCASKTEIQMVQNLDVPVDKIIYANPCKQLSQIKYAATHGVQKMTFDSEVELMKVARCHPSAKLVLRIAADDSKAICRLSVKFGATLKTSRLLLERAKELDIDIIGVSFHVGSGCTDAQTYAQAIADARFVFDMGIEYGFNMYFLDIGGGFPGSEDTKLKFEEIAAVINPALDKYFPTDSGVQVIAEPGRFYVASAYTLSVNIIAKKVMLNEQSSSDDEDDGECDMTLMYYVNDGVYGSFNCILYDHAHVMPVLVKKPKSDERLYLTSIWGPTCDGLDRIVERCNLPELQVGDWMVFENMGAYTVAAASTFNGFQRPQIFYVMSRPAWQLMQQIKEDGFLAQVEDRAANTLLASCAWESGIELLCSSSCTSARVNV; from the exons ATGAATGACTTCAGCAATGGTGAATTTGACTTTGCCTTCCTTGAAGAAGGATTCAGTGCCAGGGACATCTTGGAAAGCAAAATAAATGAAGTTTCTCATTCT GATGACAGAGATGCCTTTTATGTTGCGGACTTGGGTGACATTGTCAAGAAACACATACGGTGGCACAGGGTCCTTCCTCGTGTGACTCCTTTTTATGCTGTCAAATGCAATGATGATAAAGCTGTGGTTAAAACTCTTGCTACATTGGGCGCTGGATTTGATTGTGCTAGTAAG ACTGAAATTCAGATGGTACAGAACCTTGATGTTCCAGTTGACAAAATAATCTATGCTAACCCTTGTAAACAATTGTCTCAAATCAAATATGCTGCAACGCATGGGGTGCAGAAGATGACATTTGATAGTGAAGTGGAGCTGATGAAGGTAGCAAGATGTCATCCAAGTGCCAA GCTGGTTCTGCGCATTGCTGCTGATGATTCCAAGGCTATCTGCCGCCTGAGTGTTAAGTTTGGAGCAACACTTAAGACCAGTAGGCTTCTCCTTGAACGTGCCAAAGAGCTGGATATTGACATTATTGGAGTAAG CTTTCATGTGGGAAGTGGTTGTACAGATGCCCAAACATATGCCCAGGCTATTGCAGATGCTCGTTTTGTTTTTGATATGGGG ATAGAGTATGGTTTCAACATGTATTTTCTTGATATTGGTGGTGGTTTTCCTGGTTCAGAAGACACCAAACTCAAATTTGAAGAG ATTGCAGCTGTTATCAATCCTGCACTGGACAAATACTTCCCCACTGATTCTGGAGTTCAAGTCATTGCTGAGCCTGGTCGGTTCTATGTGGCATCTGCTTACACACTTTCTGTGAATATCATTGCTAAGAAGGTGATGCTCAATGAACAGAGTAGCTCTGATG ATGAGGATGATGGCGAATGTGACATGACCCTCATGTACTATGTAAATGACGGTGTTTATGGATCATTCAACTGCATACTATATGATCATGCTCATGTAATGCCAGTTCTGGTCAAG AAACCCAAATCTGATGAGAGGCTGTACTTGACCAGTATTTGGGGCCCAACTTGTGATGGGCTTGATCGTATCGTGGAACGCTGTAATTTGCCAGAACTGCAGGTTGGAGACTGGATGGTGTTTGAGAATATGGGGGCTTACACTGTTGCTGCTGCTTCAACATTCAATGGATTTCAAAGACCTCAGATCTTTTATGTTATGTCAAGACCAGCCTG GCAATTAATGCAGCAGATCAAGGAAGATGGCTTTCTAGCCCAAGTGGAGGATCGTGCTGCTAATACTTTATTGGCATCCTGTGCCTGGGAAAGTGGAATAGAACTTCTTTGTTCCTCATCATGCACTTCAGCAAGAGTTAATGTCTAA